Below is a window of Cytophagia bacterium CHB2 DNA.
TCGGAAGCTGTATGCGGATGTGGCGATTGTATTGCATAGACCACACCAGAACGATCCAGTAGTTTTAATTGAAGTTCACCAGATACAGTTGTCACAAAAATTGGAAATGTGGCGACCCCGTCAATGCTTACCATTGCTTTGTATAAATACTTTTCTCGTGACAAGGTTTCTACACGCGAAACGTTGTATGCACCTGGTTTGCCATTCCAACGAACCGTAGAACTTACCAAGTCCCATACAAACATTCTAAACGCTGTGGCCATACAGTCTTCCTTTAGAGCGGTAACTGCTGATTTACCAAGAAAACTTTCCAACTGATTGGCCTCGCTGATACATTGACTTACTGTTACTCGGGTACTGATATCTGCCCAACTTTCAAATTCCAAGCCGGGTAATGAAGCAAGCTCGTGTCCGACTCGAGCTGCTAACGAAATATCATCGCCTTGTGTTTTTGTGGTCTGTAGGCGTGCAAGTTCTACCTTGCCAAAGAATTCGCGCAGCCTGGGGAGATCATCTAACGCTACATATGTTACCTCCGACGCTTTACGGCGTTGACTAAGTGGTAACTGAAGGTACTCATTTTGTATGCGATCTAGTAACGTGACAACATCTTTTGTGGAGGGTTCAGATGGTTCCTTGAGCGACTTTAACATTTCTTTCAGCACATCAATATGAATAGCCCCGTTTTGGCCATGATGTTCCGTATCTTTCAATACATTAATACCGACAACACGACCAGACTCATCGACAGTTGGGCCGCCGCTGAAACCGGGCTCAAGCTCAGTCGATACCACGAGTGCCGATACAGCGTCGTCTTGAATTATTTGGCTGGTAACCCTATCAATAAATGGAAATTTTACTAGATTTGATATTGTTCCTTCCTTTCGTGTAAGGTCAAGTCCTCCGCTTACAGTAAGGTTGCTGGCTGGATACCCCCACGAGGTAACCCGGGCATCTCGTTTCGGGGTTCCGAATTGTAACGGCGGCATTTTTGCGGATGGTACATTTCTCAATTCAAGAATAGCGATATCTGCTTCAGCGCTAAACTTTACAATACGAACCTCTGGATAGGCTTCGACAAAGACAGCATCGTCCTTATTATCTACGGTTCGCTCAACAATGATATTTCCCCCAGATTCTACGACATGAAAGTTTGTTACCACCCAGTGACGGCCATTTTCATCCTTTACAAAGAAGCCAGTGCCTCTGCTTGAATTGTCTCCCGTTCGGGCAATAACACGAACTACAGAGGATCTTGTATTTTCGTTTTTTGCACATCCGCCTGTTCCAATAAGTACTAAGATTGCACACAGCTTCAATACCATTGAGACGGCCTTCATCTTCCACCTCCGTTAGTATAAAATTACGAGTTTTTGATTTGGTGAGCATCTCATAATGAGATGCTATCAGTGATCCTTAAACCTCAAAAGTTTATTAACTTGTGAAAGAACTGGCTCGA
It encodes the following:
- a CDS encoding trypsin-like peptidase domain-containing protein; translation: MKAVSMVLKLCAILVLIGTGGCAKNENTRSSVVRVIARTGDNSSRGTGFFVKDENGRHWVVTNFHVVESGGNIIVERTVDNKDDAVFVEAYPEVRIVKFSAEADIAILELRNVPSAKMPPLQFGTPKRDARVTSWGYPASNLTVSGGLDLTRKEGTISNLVKFPFIDRVTSQIIQDDAVSALVVSTELEPGFSGGPTVDESGRVVGINVLKDTEHHGQNGAIHIDVLKEMLKSLKEPSEPSTKDVVTLLDRIQNEYLQLPLSQRRKASEVTYVALDDLPRLREFFGKVELARLQTTKTQGDDISLAARVGHELASLPGLEFESWADISTRVTVSQCISEANQLESFLGKSAVTALKEDCMATAFRMFVWDLVSSTVRWNGKPGAYNVSRVETLSREKYLYKAMVSIDGVATFPIFVTTVSGELQLKLLDRSGVVYAIQSPHPHTASDFTGLWKSMNKYMTDDNSEIEVSETIQIRETGSQGILDIQHTWQSTDRAPHGYIWPCNRSRTRETWIRQFFLGAVIDGQIAPQRQKKAEKSQGCTPRYTEDLLVRLEIHRGELIMYRTDGTLWPEIGRFRKRE